One Halalkalicoccus sp. NIPERK01 DNA window includes the following coding sequences:
- a CDS encoding AarF/ABC1/UbiB kinase family protein codes for MVRLRAYRRFFVVAWQFLPLLWAYTRDRNRFVFFGSARQVDVETQRERANRLLESLLTLGPTFIKLGQLLSTRPDVLPPAYIDELSKLQDEVPPAEWEEARRVLETDLGPVEERFEEFNRNAISGASLGQVYRAYIDDRLVAVKVRRPGIESLIEADLRVIKFSLPLLLRFVQDAQAFSLENLADEFAKTIREEMDYEREADMLREIRANFEDNDRVLIPEIVDTHSTGRVLTMEYIGGTKISNVRELDERGIDRHELAETLQRTYLQMIVDDGVFHADPHPGNLAVREDGAIVFYDFGMSGRVDSFIQNKIVEFYIAVANQDIDAILDTLIEMGTLSPEADRQVMGDVMELAIADVRGEQIEQYRVNQIISQIENTIYEFPLRLPSNLALVLRVATVVEGVCVTLDPDFDFIETATEYLTEEGYREETARQFAEETGRELWESTQASIRLPQTADRTLAQLERGDVTINVDIEDPNDVFDRFAKRLIYGLLLSVTLISTSIIYSFRAWQPAVVPALLSVFIVYVLYRSFTKRRKGIRARPQFTRQSMRQRREE; via the coding sequence ATGGTACGGCTCCGTGCGTACCGACGGTTCTTCGTCGTCGCGTGGCAGTTCCTCCCGCTCCTGTGGGCGTATACGCGTGATCGCAATCGGTTCGTGTTCTTCGGGAGCGCCCGGCAGGTCGACGTCGAGACCCAGCGCGAGCGGGCCAACCGCCTGCTGGAGTCGCTGCTGACCCTCGGGCCGACGTTCATCAAGCTCGGCCAACTGCTCTCGACGCGCCCGGACGTCCTCCCGCCGGCGTACATCGACGAACTCTCGAAACTGCAGGACGAGGTGCCCCCCGCCGAGTGGGAGGAGGCCCGACGGGTTCTCGAAACGGACCTCGGGCCCGTCGAGGAGCGCTTCGAGGAGTTCAACCGGAACGCGATCAGCGGCGCGAGCCTCGGGCAGGTCTACCGGGCGTACATCGACGATCGGCTCGTCGCGGTCAAGGTCCGCCGGCCGGGGATCGAGTCGCTGATCGAGGCCGATCTGCGGGTGATCAAGTTCTCGCTGCCGCTCCTGTTGCGGTTCGTCCAGGACGCCCAGGCGTTCTCGCTCGAGAACCTCGCCGACGAGTTCGCGAAGACGATCCGCGAGGAGATGGACTACGAGCGGGAGGCCGACATGCTCCGGGAGATCCGCGCCAACTTCGAGGACAACGACCGGGTTCTGATCCCCGAGATCGTCGACACCCACTCGACGGGGCGGGTGCTCACGATGGAGTACATCGGCGGGACGAAGATCAGCAACGTCCGCGAACTCGACGAGCGGGGGATCGACCGCCACGAACTCGCCGAGACCCTTCAACGAACGTACCTCCAGATGATCGTCGACGACGGCGTCTTCCACGCCGATCCCCACCCGGGCAACCTCGCCGTTCGCGAGGACGGGGCGATCGTCTTCTACGACTTCGGGATGAGCGGGCGGGTCGATTCGTTCATCCAGAACAAGATCGTCGAGTTCTACATCGCCGTGGCCAACCAGGACATCGACGCCATTCTGGATACCTTGATCGAGATGGGTACCCTGAGCCCGGAGGCGGACCGGCAGGTGATGGGCGACGTGATGGAACTCGCCATCGCGGACGTTCGAGGCGAGCAGATCGAGCAGTACCGCGTCAACCAGATCATCAGCCAGATCGAGAACACGATCTACGAGTTCCCCCTCAGACTCCCGTCGAACCTCGCGCTCGTCCTCCGGGTCGCGACGGTCGTCGAGGGGGTGTGTGTCACGCTCGATCCCGACTTCGACTTCATCGAGACCGCGACGGAGTACCTCACCGAGGAGGGCTACCGCGAGGAGACCGCCCGTCAGTTCGCCGAGGAGACCGGCCGGGAACTGTGGGAGTCGACGCAGGCGTCGATCCGCCTGCCTCAGACCGCGGACCGAACGCTCGCGCAGCTCGAACGCGGGGACGTCACGATCAACGTCGACATCGAGGACCCGAACGACGTCTTCGACCGGTTCGCCAAGCGGCTGATCTATGGACTACTGCTCTCGGTGACGCTGATCTCGACGTCCATCATCTACTCGTTTCGGGCGTGGCAGCCCGCGGTCGTCCCCGCGTTGCTCTCGGTGTTCATCGTCTACGTGCTCTATCGCTCCTTCACGAAGCGCCGCAAGGGGATCCGCGCGCGCCCGCAGTTCACCCGCCAGAGCATGCGCCAACGGCGCGAGGAATGA
- a CDS encoding MFS transporter, with amino-acid sequence METVVAHEQKSGRYRALGVIAIAELLVMSLWFSVTAAAPELATEWALSPAETAWLTIAVQLGFVVGALLSATLTLSDVIRPRVLVAGSALLGAAFTVTIAAFVDAAAPAIVLRFLTGIALAGVYPPGMKLIAGWFRAGRGFAIGVLVGALTVGSALPHLLRALGGVGNARAVLYGSAGLAVVGGLLTLVVEEGPYQSPAAPFDPRAVGRLLGDRPTLLANGGYFGHMWELYAVWTWIPAYLAASLAANGTTASTEWASLIAFGTIAVGGVGAVLAGLAADRLGRTTITSASMVASASACLAAGVLFGAPVALLTPFVLVWGFVVVADSAQFSACVTELAEESYVGTALTIQTAIGFSLTTVSIQLVPVAAAAVGWRWAFSILAVGPVLGTLAMLRLRARPEAANLAGGRR; translated from the coding sequence ATGGAGACCGTAGTGGCACACGAGCAGAAGAGCGGACGATATCGGGCGCTCGGCGTGATAGCGATCGCGGAACTGCTGGTGATGTCGCTCTGGTTCAGCGTGACCGCCGCGGCGCCCGAACTCGCCACCGAGTGGGCGCTCTCGCCCGCCGAAACGGCGTGGTTGACGATCGCCGTCCAGTTGGGGTTCGTCGTCGGCGCGCTCCTGTCGGCCACGCTCACGCTCTCGGACGTGATCCGACCACGGGTGCTGGTCGCGGGATCCGCGTTGCTCGGGGCCGCGTTCACCGTCACGATCGCCGCGTTCGTCGACGCGGCCGCCCCGGCGATCGTTCTCCGGTTCCTGACCGGCATAGCGCTGGCGGGGGTCTATCCGCCGGGGATGAAGCTGATCGCCGGCTGGTTCCGTGCGGGGCGGGGGTTCGCCATCGGCGTCCTCGTCGGCGCGCTCACCGTCGGCTCCGCGCTCCCGCACCTGCTCCGGGCGCTGGGCGGCGTCGGAAACGCGCGAGCCGTCCTGTACGGATCGGCGGGGCTCGCGGTGGTCGGCGGCCTGCTCACGCTGGTCGTCGAGGAGGGGCCCTACCAGTCGCCGGCCGCGCCGTTCGACCCGCGTGCCGTTGGCCGCCTCCTTGGCGATCGACCGACGCTCCTGGCGAACGGCGGCTACTTCGGCCATATGTGGGAGCTGTACGCCGTCTGGACGTGGATTCCGGCGTACCTCGCGGCGAGTCTGGCCGCGAACGGGACGACCGCATCGACCGAGTGGGCGTCGCTGATCGCGTTCGGGACGATCGCCGTCGGCGGGGTCGGCGCCGTACTCGCCGGCCTCGCGGCCGACCGTCTCGGACGGACGACGATCACGAGCGCGAGCATGGTCGCCAGCGCGAGCGCCTGTCTCGCCGCCGGCGTGCTGTTCGGCGCACCGGTCGCCCTCCTCACGCCCTTCGTTCTGGTGTGGGGGTTCGTCGTCGTGGCCGACTCCGCACAGTTCTCCGCCTGCGTGACCGAACTCGCCGAGGAGAGCTACGTCGGCACGGCACTGACGATACAGACGGCGATCGGGTTCTCGCTCACGACGGTGTCGATCCAACTGGTCCCGGTCGCGGCGGCCGCCGTCGGCTGGCGCTGGGCGTTTTCGATCCTCGCGGTCGGTCCGGTGCTCGGGACGCTCGCCATGCTCCGTCTGCGCGCGCGCCCGGAGGCGGCGAACCTCGCGGGTGGACGGCGCTAA
- a CDS encoding 4a-hydroxytetrahydrobiopterin dehydratase gives MAELLDDEEIRDRLPEGWERDGEEITRTFEFDDYLDGIEFAREVGVLAEEEFHHPEMIVGYEEVEVRFTSHEEGGITDQDVEMARRVNEGA, from the coding sequence ATGGCAGAGTTACTCGACGACGAGGAGATTCGTGACCGGCTCCCCGAGGGCTGGGAGCGCGACGGCGAGGAGATCACCCGCACGTTCGAGTTCGACGACTATCTCGACGGGATCGAGTTCGCCCGCGAGGTGGGCGTGCTCGCAGAGGAGGAGTTCCACCACCCGGAGATGATCGTCGGCTACGAGGAGGTCGAGGTCCGCTTCACGAGCCACGAGGAGGGCGGAATCACCGACCAGGACGTCGAGATGGCCCGACGGGTCAACGAGGGGGCGTGA
- the glp gene encoding gephyrin-like molybdotransferase Glp, protein MSHDDLRHAGFKERTRVEAARERLLDRVTPHDRTERVPLASADGRTLATTVSAPNPVPGYDRAAMDGYAVRAEDTFGASDRSPNLLRAGEEIGPDTAVRVHTGSELPAGADAVVMIEQVSEVRDELEVSDAVAEGENVGPVGEDVSEGQTLYEPGHRVRPSDLGLLKSVGLTEVEVRERPTVAVVPTGEELVQSDPAPGEVIETNALTVSRFVDRWGGRPTYREIVTDDPEALRAAIQRDLTKDLIVTTGGSSVGERDLIPEVVSEIGEVLVHGVALKPGHPVALGIVEDTPVLMLPGYPVACIVNAVQFLRPALKRAGGMPCEDHPTTEARLERKIRSEPGIRTFARVKLDRAGGDGDETTARPTRVSGSGVLSSVALADGWVVVPEDREGIAEGETIAVEDWEWSA, encoded by the coding sequence ATGAGCCACGACGACCTCCGACACGCGGGGTTCAAGGAGCGAACGCGCGTCGAGGCGGCCCGCGAGCGCCTGCTCGATCGGGTCACGCCACACGACCGGACCGAGCGCGTCCCGCTCGCGAGCGCCGACGGCCGCACGCTCGCGACGACGGTGAGCGCCCCCAACCCGGTGCCGGGCTACGACCGGGCGGCGATGGACGGCTACGCGGTGCGCGCCGAGGACACCTTCGGCGCGAGCGACCGCTCGCCGAACCTCCTGCGGGCGGGTGAGGAGATCGGCCCCGACACCGCCGTCCGCGTACACACCGGCAGCGAACTCCCCGCGGGGGCCGACGCGGTCGTGATGATCGAGCAGGTCAGCGAGGTCCGCGACGAACTCGAAGTCAGCGACGCCGTCGCCGAGGGCGAGAACGTCGGGCCAGTAGGAGAAGACGTCTCGGAGGGCCAGACGCTCTACGAGCCAGGACATCGAGTTCGTCCCTCGGATCTCGGCCTCCTCAAGTCGGTGGGGCTGACCGAGGTCGAGGTCCGCGAGCGGCCCACGGTCGCGGTGGTCCCGACGGGCGAGGAACTCGTCCAGTCGGATCCCGCCCCCGGGGAGGTGATCGAGACCAACGCGCTGACGGTCTCGCGGTTCGTCGACCGCTGGGGCGGGCGGCCCACCTACCGGGAGATCGTCACCGACGACCCCGAGGCGCTGCGGGCGGCGATCCAGCGCGACCTCACGAAGGACCTGATCGTCACTACCGGAGGATCCTCGGTGGGCGAACGGGACCTCATCCCCGAGGTCGTCTCCGAGATCGGCGAGGTGCTCGTCCACGGGGTCGCCCTCAAACCGGGCCACCCAGTCGCCCTCGGTATCGTCGAGGACACGCCCGTCCTGATGCTGCCGGGCTACCCCGTCGCCTGCATCGTCAACGCGGTGCAGTTCCTCCGGCCCGCGCTCAAGCGGGCGGGCGGAATGCCTTGCGAGGACCACCCGACGACCGAGGCGCGTCTCGAACGCAAGATCAGGAGCGAACCCGGAATCAGGACGTTCGCACGGGTGAAACTCGATCGTGCGGGCGGGGACGGCGATGAGACGACCGCCCGCCCCACCCGCGTCAGCGGGTCGGGCGTCCTCTCGAGCGTCGCGCTCGCGGACGGCTGGGTGGTCGTCCCCGAGGACCGCGAGGGGATCGCCGAGGGCGAGACCATCGCCGTCGAGGACTGGGAGTGGTCGGCATAG
- a CDS encoding bifunctional precorrin-2 dehydrogenase/sirohydrochlorin ferrochelatase translates to MIPLLHDFTDQTVLVFGGGRVGARKARRFSREARVLVVSPDFAGEFDGSELIRAAPTSEEVPNWFERADPALVVAATDDEGLNAAIEREARERGVLVNRADTHGSREPGSVVVPATIREDPVVVSISTGARSPALSRELRKRIEPELAGAGEMADLTAELREELADLPPERRREALRAVVSSSAVWKDLRRGDTKRPQVVADVIDSVETGGESS, encoded by the coding sequence ATGATCCCGCTGCTTCACGACTTCACCGACCAGACGGTGCTGGTATTCGGCGGCGGACGCGTCGGCGCGCGGAAGGCCCGGCGGTTCTCGCGGGAGGCGCGCGTCCTCGTCGTGAGTCCCGACTTCGCGGGGGAGTTCGACGGGAGCGAACTGATCCGGGCCGCGCCGACGTCCGAGGAGGTGCCGAATTGGTTCGAGCGGGCCGATCCGGCGCTGGTCGTCGCGGCGACCGACGACGAGGGATTGAACGCCGCGATCGAACGCGAAGCGCGGGAACGAGGGGTGTTGGTCAACCGCGCCGACACGCACGGCTCCCGGGAGCCGGGAAGCGTCGTCGTCCCCGCGACGATCCGCGAGGACCCCGTGGTGGTGTCGATCTCGACGGGTGCGAGGAGTCCGGCGCTGAGCAGGGAGCTCAGAAAGCGGATCGAACCCGAACTCGCGGGGGCGGGCGAGATGGCCGACCTGACCGCCGAGTTGCGCGAGGAGCTAGCCGACCTCCCGCCGGAACGGCGCCGGGAGGCGCTCCGGGCGGTCGTCTCCTCGTCGGCGGTTTGGAAGGATTTACGTAGGGGCGACACGAAGCGCCCGCAAGTGGTTGCAGACGTGATCGACAGCGTCGAGACGGGGGGAGAGTCGTCGTGA
- the lwrS gene encoding LWR-salt protein, producing the protein MTDSMSRYVFSVRFRLDPEGIRVEPSTFGTTLYREADPPSEEGWLFFRDNLWRGEANASGHLRELAEEALGVPVEAVEYRRFETTAEGYAALKEAIAADLGQFNADSTDEVLNKYFGSSIEVE; encoded by the coding sequence ATGACCGACAGCATGAGCCGGTACGTCTTCTCGGTGCGGTTTCGACTCGATCCGGAGGGGATTCGCGTCGAGCCGTCGACCTTCGGGACGACGCTCTACCGCGAGGCCGACCCGCCAAGCGAGGAGGGCTGGCTGTTCTTCCGGGACAACCTCTGGCGCGGCGAGGCGAACGCGTCGGGGCACCTCCGGGAACTCGCGGAGGAGGCGCTCGGCGTCCCGGTCGAGGCCGTCGAGTACCGCCGCTTCGAGACGACCGCCGAGGGGTACGCGGCGTTGAAGGAGGCGATCGCCGCCGACCTCGGGCAGTTCAACGCCGACTCGACCGACGAGGTGCTGAACAAGTACTTCGGGAGTTCGATCGAGGTGGAGTAG
- a CDS encoding molybdopterin biosynthesis protein — MTDRKEFRDLVPPEEAHEAIASLSLSSGAEEVSLREARGRVLAERVDAALDVPGFDRASMDGYAVRARDTFGVDEADPAVLDLAGAVHAGEEPDVYVEAGTCAEISTGAVMPEGADAVVMVERTDERAERGSADGSSGETARRVEVRTSLAPGDHVMLAGADVAAGERALGPGTRLTSREIGLLSALGIDSVPVRAKPRVGIVSTGDELVRPGEEVESERGQIYDVNSYTIATAVEEAGGEAVLYPHAGDDYDEMERVLVEAAAECDLVLSSGSTSASAVDVIYRVIEERGDLLLHGVAIKPGKPMLVGEFPDSAYVGLPGYPVSALMIFRHFVAPAIRRAAGLPEPRTATVDAEMAVEERYGEGRTRLMPVGLVESAGKGALAYPVDKGSGATTSLVEADGIVEVGPDTAYLGAGEPVSVTLFSPEVRPPTVFGVGEDDPLLSSVLDGLDRPRYLAIGSRQGLRRLDRGVPDFAAVSGPIEREADAVELGGWTREWGLVVGSGNPRGIEGLADLVDRDRRFVNRPTDSGLRTTLSAAIADLAESHGESRRDLEERIDGFELAARAHESPARKVASGKADAGLGLRATAEKLELDFVSLGEERVTVLANPNRLEKRGVEALREAIENAPAELPGFER; from the coding sequence ATGACCGATCGAAAGGAGTTCCGCGACCTCGTCCCCCCAGAAGAAGCCCACGAGGCGATCGCCTCGCTCTCGCTTTCGAGCGGGGCCGAGGAGGTTTCCCTGCGCGAGGCCCGCGGGCGGGTTCTCGCCGAGCGGGTCGACGCCGCGCTCGACGTGCCGGGGTTCGACCGCGCGAGCATGGACGGCTACGCCGTGCGCGCGCGCGACACCTTCGGCGTGGACGAGGCCGACCCCGCGGTCCTCGATCTGGCGGGCGCGGTCCACGCCGGCGAGGAACCCGACGTGTACGTCGAGGCGGGGACCTGCGCCGAGATCTCGACCGGAGCGGTGATGCCCGAGGGCGCCGACGCCGTGGTGATGGTCGAGCGGACCGACGAACGCGCGGAGCGTGGCTCCGCGGATGGATCGAGCGGTGAAACCGCGAGACGCGTCGAGGTCCGCACCTCGCTCGCGCCGGGCGATCACGTCATGCTCGCCGGGGCCGACGTCGCCGCCGGCGAGCGCGCGCTCGGGCCCGGAACCCGCCTGACGTCGAGGGAAATCGGCCTGCTGTCGGCGCTCGGGATCGATTCGGTCCCCGTGCGCGCGAAACCGCGCGTGGGGATCGTCTCGACGGGCGACGAACTCGTCCGCCCCGGCGAGGAGGTCGAAAGCGAGCGCGGGCAGATCTACGACGTCAACAGCTACACGATCGCGACCGCCGTCGAGGAAGCGGGCGGGGAGGCAGTACTGTATCCCCACGCGGGCGACGACTACGACGAGATGGAGCGCGTGCTGGTCGAGGCCGCCGCCGAGTGCGATCTCGTGCTCTCGTCGGGCTCGACGTCGGCGAGCGCCGTCGACGTGATCTACCGCGTGATCGAGGAGCGCGGCGACCTCCTGCTCCACGGCGTGGCGATCAAGCCCGGCAAGCCGATGCTCGTCGGCGAGTTCCCCGACTCGGCGTACGTCGGCCTCCCCGGCTATCCCGTCTCGGCGCTCATGATCTTCAGGCACTTCGTCGCCCCCGCCATCCGCCGGGCGGCAGGCCTGCCCGAACCCCGCACGGCGACCGTCGACGCCGAGATGGCCGTCGAGGAGCGCTACGGCGAGGGCCGCACCCGCCTCATGCCGGTCGGACTGGTCGAGAGCGCTGGAAAGGGGGCGCTCGCCTATCCGGTCGACAAGGGTTCGGGCGCGACGACCAGCCTCGTCGAGGCCGACGGGATCGTCGAGGTCGGTCCCGACACGGCCTACCTCGGTGCGGGCGAACCCGTCTCTGTCACGCTGTTCTCGCCCGAGGTGCGCCCGCCGACGGTCTTCGGCGTCGGCGAGGACGACCCCCTCCTTTCGAGCGTGCTCGACGGCCTCGACCGGCCGCGCTACCTCGCGATCGGGAGCCGACAGGGACTCCGCCGCCTCGACCGGGGTGTGCCCGACTTCGCCGCCGTCTCGGGACCGATCGAGCGCGAGGCCGACGCGGTCGAACTCGGCGGCTGGACCCGCGAGTGGGGGCTGGTCGTCGGGTCGGGCAATCCCCGAGGGATCGAGGGGCTCGCGGACCTCGTCGACCGGGACCGCCGGTTCGTCAACCGCCCAACGGACTCGGGGCTCCGGACGACACTTTCCGCCGCCATCGCCGACCTCGCCGAGTCGCACGGGGAGTCGCGTCGAGACCTCGAGGAGCGGATCGACGGGTTCGAACTCGCCGCCCGCGCCCACGAGAGCCCCGCGAGGAAGGTCGCGTCCGGGAAGGCCGACGCCGGTCTCGGGCTGCGCGCGACGGCCGAGAAGCTAGAACTGGACTTCGTTTCGCTGGGCGAGGAACGGGTGACGGTGCTCGCGAACCCCAACAGGCTCGAGAAACGGGGCGTCGAGGCGCTTCGAGAGGCGATCGAGAACGCCCCTGCGGAGCTACCGGGCTTCGAGCGCTGA
- a CDS encoding Hsp20/alpha crystallin family protein, with product MSALREALRELPEAVFADLLERDEEYLVVLDLPGATRESTEVTAEDRRVRIEARREKDAPQGFEYLREERSLFLDVDLPLPPDAIGEEAHATIERGVLELYVPRREPAEATTIPIEDA from the coding sequence ATGTCAGCGCTGCGCGAGGCACTCCGGGAGTTGCCCGAGGCCGTTTTCGCGGATCTGCTCGAACGCGACGAGGAGTACCTGGTGGTGCTCGACCTGCCGGGCGCGACGCGCGAGAGCACCGAGGTCACCGCCGAGGACCGCCGGGTGCGGATCGAGGCCCGCCGCGAGAAGGACGCCCCGCAGGGCTTCGAGTACCTCCGGGAGGAGCGCTCGCTCTTTCTGGACGTCGACCTCCCGTTGCCCCCGGACGCGATCGGCGAGGAGGCCCACGCGACGATCGAGCGCGGCGTGCTCGAACTGTACGTCCCCCGTCGTGAGCCGGCCGAGGCGACGACCATCCCCATCGAGGACGCCTAG
- the hemA gene encoding glutamyl-tRNA reductase, which produces MSGGVIAGVRITHETASVDTIDAACHLDQTELVEELLARDGVCEAFALQTCNRAEAYVVASDPATGRAALERWVDPLPEEAVRWSTHEASLRHLLRVAAGLESLVLGEDQIIGQVREAYADARGVGALGEVLEDALLKAIHVGERARTETAINEGVVSIGSAAVSMVAHEREINGASALVIGAGEMGTLAARALSRYDLSGLVVANRTRSRAERVAADLPIAAEARSLDGLEEAVAGVDVVIAATGSDDPVLDAGAFDPGTCVVDLAKPRDIDPASDAAESVTVHDLDDLERVTERTEAQRAAAASRVEAMVERELDHLLEQFKRGQADDVIGGMYAGAERVKRAEVATALSKLEAQGGLTDDQRETVEAMADALVGQLLAAPTRSLREAAAEDDWETINAAIQLFDPTDDGDGETPRPPEGVSPDGSSEMPPGIAARLDDD; this is translated from the coding sequence GTGAGCGGCGGCGTCATCGCGGGCGTTCGGATCACCCACGAGACCGCCTCGGTCGACACCATCGACGCCGCCTGTCACCTCGACCAGACGGAACTCGTCGAGGAGCTACTGGCCCGCGACGGGGTGTGCGAGGCGTTCGCGCTCCAGACGTGTAACCGTGCGGAGGCGTACGTGGTCGCGTCGGACCCGGCGACGGGCCGGGCCGCGCTCGAACGGTGGGTCGACCCCCTGCCGGAGGAGGCGGTCCGCTGGTCGACCCACGAGGCCAGCCTCCGGCACCTCCTCCGGGTGGCCGCCGGCCTCGAATCGCTCGTGCTGGGCGAGGACCAGATCATCGGCCAGGTGCGCGAGGCCTACGCCGACGCCCGCGGCGTCGGCGCGCTCGGGGAGGTCCTCGAGGACGCCCTGTTGAAGGCGATCCACGTCGGCGAGCGCGCACGCACCGAGACGGCGATCAACGAGGGCGTCGTCTCGATCGGCAGCGCGGCCGTCTCGATGGTCGCCCACGAGCGCGAGATTAACGGCGCGAGCGCGCTCGTGATCGGGGCCGGCGAGATGGGGACGCTCGCCGCGCGGGCGCTCTCGCGGTACGACCTCTCGGGGCTCGTCGTCGCGAACCGAACCCGCTCGCGTGCCGAACGGGTCGCGGCGGACCTCCCGATAGCGGCCGAGGCGCGCTCGCTCGACGGGCTCGAGGAGGCGGTCGCAGGCGTCGACGTGGTGATCGCCGCGACCGGCAGCGACGACCCGGTGCTCGACGCCGGCGCGTTCGACCCGGGCACCTGCGTCGTCGACCTCGCGAAACCGCGCGACATCGACCCCGCGAGCGACGCTGCCGAGTCGGTGACGGTCCACGACCTCGACGACCTCGAGCGCGTGACCGAGCGGACCGAGGCCCAGCGCGCCGCGGCGGCCTCGCGGGTCGAGGCGATGGTCGAGCGCGAACTCGACCACCTGCTCGAACAGTTCAAACGGGGGCAGGCCGACGACGTGATCGGCGGCATGTACGCGGGGGCGGAGCGCGTAAAGCGCGCGGAGGTGGCGACCGCGCTCTCGAAGCTCGAAGCGCAGGGCGGGCTGACCGACGACCAACGGGAAACCGTCGAGGCGATGGCCGACGCCCTCGTCGGCCAGTTGCTCGCCGCGCCCACGCGGAGCCTGCGGGAGGCCGCCGCCGAGGACGACTGGGAGACCATCAACGCCGCGATCCAGCTGTTCGATCCGACCGACGACGGGGACGGCGAGACCCCGAGACCGCCGGAGGGCGTCAGCCCGGACGGGTCTTCGGAGATGCCCCCGGGGATCGCCGCCCGCCTCGACGACGACTGA
- a CDS encoding HAD family hydrolase: protein MTGSAYDYDFWLLDLDGTLVDVEWSYVRETFDRVGERLGRGFSDAEARSLWYGLGGDREAQIAALGLDRGPFWAAFDAVETPAERVEATTLYEDAAFVADIDQPVGLVTHCQPFLTEPVLERLDIADWFDTVVCCSDALGWKPDPTPVERAVGDLGVSGRGVLAGDGANDVGAAWNAGLDAIHVERHGAENRGVCVLGDHRVRSFSELDLGSALEAR, encoded by the coding sequence ATGACCGGCAGCGCGTACGACTACGACTTCTGGCTGCTCGACCTCGACGGCACGCTCGTCGACGTCGAGTGGTCCTACGTCCGTGAGACGTTCGACCGCGTGGGCGAGCGCCTCGGTCGGGGCTTCTCCGACGCCGAGGCGCGGAGCCTCTGGTACGGCCTCGGGGGCGACCGGGAGGCGCAGATCGCCGCGCTCGGCCTCGACCGGGGGCCCTTCTGGGCCGCGTTCGACGCGGTCGAAACGCCAGCCGAGCGCGTCGAGGCGACCACGCTCTACGAGGACGCGGCGTTCGTCGCCGACATCGACCAACCCGTCGGACTGGTCACGCACTGTCAGCCGTTCCTCACCGAACCCGTCCTAGAGCGCCTCGACATCGCCGACTGGTTCGACACCGTCGTCTGCTGTTCGGACGCCCTGGGTTGGAAGCCCGACCCGACGCCCGTCGAGCGAGCCGTCGGCGACCTCGGCGTCTCCGGCCGGGGCGTGCTCGCGGGCGACGGCGCGAACGACGTGGGCGCGGCGTGGAACGCCGGCCTCGACGCGATCCACGTCGAGCGCCACGGGGCCGAGAACCGCGGCGTCTGCGTGCTGGGCGACCACCGCGTGCGGAGCTTCTCCGAACTCGATCTCGGTTCAGCGCTCGAAGCCCGGTAG